In one Culex quinquefasciatus strain JHB chromosome 2, VPISU_Cqui_1.0_pri_paternal, whole genome shotgun sequence genomic region, the following are encoded:
- the LOC6041154 gene encoding uncharacterized protein LOC6041154 isoform X2 translates to MAQQQQQELQPHQPQLTRDHNRGVAGGIAGHSEKRKHRALECESDEDDFAGFDEDATASGSENGVLNSPRSITSLSGASLKKARESQLGGGTLPEDGIGGESPLGAGKQDDMESLLAAGGGGAGAGGMYADPTSKMAMLAAKQQRKPIAPVNPNDEAFKVPFTFGWKRELVYRAHMDGNSKDKGEVYYITPAGKKLRTRNDIVMALHDGLTMDNFTFIKDPVGGSPDEEIIRSAKTYGSTPRRSMSSSTAAAAAAAVVVEPPVEIGKRVPKPKMPKGASPPPFGRASLGQQRTPPSSRSNSQTSPKSGATAQVASRASLGLGGSAVGLKPNENSFGGGALKSAKLKNKTDEVRKSNTSKSMNNIGQSNNRNSSSSFIAADLAAIRTNDTGAAARSSSLAAGLEQNRLFASNFFSNVSIGYDVLQQTFQYLKVQELLRASCVCRMWNQVANHPRLWRTVRMKNSHVNDWAGLARTLHKNGTKHLDLRKMLISGNSDEMWQSFGENIAYADRLERIDLCRCSSTVVGSLLRSNPHLKVINALAIKNDPVDFSNFEHGRSLEELRLKSSAPVSVDGDLSQLGYMTSLRHLSLTSILKLGSTSIEALGELENLESLELGECTEIGQNLADILPNLTKLQRLRLEKGQEAFNMFTVLEGISKVPSLSQLELINCDVKVGFDKHLHRCTNIKKLLLIPTYVSQSAATNHMVLSGVAKLKDTLESFIWTVTVELLRVTELYIDQCDTKNRDDKNSPGESIPILKPVPGVEEIPPANSANPSDTPAQVEIVPLVTVTSILDRSVPNTKVKILKIPFASTWKQGMIDLP, encoded by the exons gagtGCTAAATTCGCCCCGCTCAATCACTTCCCTTTCCGGTGCAAGTTTGAAGAAAGCTCGAGAAAGCCAACTCGGGGGCGGAACACTTCCGGAAGACGGCATCGGGGGCGAATCCCCCCTCGGAGCAGGCAAACAG GACGATATGGAGTCGCTATTGGCTGCCGGCGGTGGGGGAGCTGGGGCGGGAGGAATGTACGCGGACCCAACCAGCAAGATGGCCATGTTGGCGGCCAAGCAGCAGCGCAAGCCAATCGCACCGGTCAATCCGAACGACGAGGCGTTCAAGGTTCCGTTCACGTTTGGCTGGAAGAGAGAACTG GTTTACCGCGCCCACATGGACGGTAACAGCAAGGACAAGGGCGAAGTTTACTACATTACCCCGGCGGGTAAGAAACTGCGCACTCGGAACGACATTGTAATGGCCCTGCACGACGGCCTCACGATGGACAACTTTACCTTCATCAAGGATCCGGTCGGTGGCTCACCGGACGAGGAAATTATCAG GAGTGCTAAGACGTACGGCAGTACGCCGCGACGTTCGATGAGTTCGTCCAcggctgcagcagcagcagcagcggttgTGGTCGAACCACCGGTGGAAATCGGCAAGCGCGTTCCGAAGCCCAAAATGCCCAAGGGAGCAAGCCCGCCACCGTTCGGGCGTGCCTCCCTTGGTCAGCAACGTACTCCACCTTCGTCGCGATCCAACTCGCAAACGTCCCCCAAGTCTGGAGCCACCGCGCAAGTTGCCTCGCGAGCTTCTCTTGGGTTGGGCGGTTCCGCCGTGGGGCTGAAGCCGAACGAAAATTCGTTTGGTGGTGGCGCGCTTAAATCTGCCAAGCTGAAGAACAA AACCGACGAGGTCCGGAAATCCAACACGTCCAAGTCGATGAACAACATTGGCCAAAGCAACAACcggaacagcagcagcagcttcattGCCGCCGATCTGGCCGCAATCCGGACGAATGATACGGGCGCGGCGGCACGGTCGTCCTCGCTAGCCGCTGGTCTCGAGCAGAACCGGCTGTTTGCGTCCAACTTCTTTTCGAACGTGTCGATCGGGTACGACGTGCTGCAGCAGACGTTCCAATATCTGAAGGTGCAGGAGCTGTTGCGGGCGAGCTGCGTCTGTCGGATGTGGAACCAGGTGGCGAACCATCCGCGGTTGTGGCGCACGGTTCGGATGAAGAACTCGCATGTCAACGATTGGGCCGGGTTGGCGAGGACGCTGCACAAGAACGGGACGAAACATTTGGACCTGCGCAAGATGCTTATCTCGGGGAATAGTGACGAAATGTGGCAGAGCTTTGGGGAGAATATTGCGTACGCGGACCGGTTGGAGCGGATCGATTTGTGTCGGTGTTCGTCGACGGTGGTGGGAAGTTTGCTGCGGTCGAACCCGCATCTGAAGGTGATCAACGCGCTGGCTATTAAGAATGACCCGGTGGATTTCTCCAATTTTGAGCACGGTCGGTCGTTGGAGGAGTTGCGGTTGAAGTCGTCGGCGCCCGTGTCGGTGGACGGAGATTTGAGCCAGCTTGGGTACATGACCAGCTTACGGCACCTCTCGTTGACTTCCATCCTTAAGCTGGGCTCGACGTCGATCGAAGCGCTGGGCGAGCTGGAAAATCTCGAGTCGCTTGAGTTGGGCGAATGTACGGAGATTGGACAGAACTTGGCCGATATTCTGCCGAATCTGACCAAGTTGCAGCGATTGCGGCTAGAGAAGGGCCAGGAAGCGTTCAACATGTTCACCGTGCTGGAAGGCATCTCCAAAGTGCCGAGCTTAAGCCAACTCGAGCTGATCAACTGTGACGTGAAGGTCGGCTTCGATAAGCATCTGCACCGGTGTACCAACATCAAGAAATTGCTCCTCATCCCAACCTACGTCTCGCAATCGGCCGCCACGAACCACATGGTGCTGAGCGGGGTGGCCAAGCTGAAAGACACGCTGGAATCGTTCATCTGGACCGTGACGGTCGAGCTGCTGCGCGTGACCGAACTCTACATCGACCAATGTGATACCAAGAACCGGGACGACAAAAACAGCCCCGGTGAGAGCATACCGATCCTGAAGCCGGTGCCAGGCGTGGAGGAAATCCCCCCCGCGAACAGTGCCAACCCGTCCGACACGCCCGCCCAGGTCGAAATCGTACCGCTCGTCACCGTGACGAGTATCCTCGACCGGTCCGTTCCGAACACAAAGGTGAAAATCCTGAAAATTCCCTTCGCCAGCACCTGGAAGCAAGGTATGATTGATCTGCCCTAG
- the LOC6041152 gene encoding 39S ribosomal protein L2, mitochondrial has product MATLARLFHQLSIGSAVVRDVRLLPACSISTESLARVMNKPKPGTGTAYRRIVHYPDQYTVEPLKVTNLAGRDPETGRLIAKGIGGGIKHKYHWIKWVRDGPAEGAPQVEKVIDVIHDGCRTAKVALVAVGDELKYILATENMKPGDLIKTSRFIPRIPVRANEGDAYPLGALQVGTQVHCLEKFPGQPCHLIHSAGTYGTILRKFGDLVVVQLPSKQEFAFQQTCMATVGRVSNIYHNKTPIGSAQKNRELGNRPRSGLWHRKDGRHGRKIRKLPPMRVIGAPAEPATEAINLTLKL; this is encoded by the exons ATGGCCACCCTGGCTAGATTGTTCCACCAGTTGTCCATCGGCAGCGCCGTTGTTCGCGATGTCCGCCTCCTTCCAGCGTGCAGCATCTCCACCGAGAGTTTGGCACGGGTGATGAACAAACCAAAGCCGGGCACGGGCACGGCCTACCGGCGGATCGTCCACTATCCGGACCAGTACACGGTGGAACCGCTCAAGGTAACGAACCTGGCCGGGCGTGATCCGGAAACGGGTCGACTTATCGCAAAAGGCATTGGCGGCGGAATCAAACACAAGTATCACTGGATCAAGTGGGTTCGGGACGGCCCGGCGGAGGGAGCGCCGCAGGTCGAGAAGGTGATTGACGTCATTCACGACGGATGTCGTACCGCCAAGGTGGCGCTGGTAGCCGTTGGCGACGAGCTGAAATATATTCTGGCCACGGAAAACATGAAGCCGGGAGATTTGATCAAGACGTCACGATTTATTCCGAGAATTCCAG TCCGCGCCAACGAAGGGGACGCCTACCCGCTGGGAGCGCTCCAGGTGGGCACCCAGGTGCACTGCTTGGAAAAGTTCCCCGGCCAGCCGTGCCACCTGATCCACTCGGCCGGAACGTACGGCACGATTCTGCGCAAGTTTGGCGACCTGGTCGTAGTGCAGCTGCCTTCGAAGCAGGAGTTTGCCTTCCAGCAGACCTGTATGGCCACCGTGGGCCGGGTGTCGAACATTTACCACAACAAAACGCCCATCGGGTCGGCGCAGAAGAACCGCGAGCTGGGCAACCGTCCGCGGTCGGGCCTGTGGCACCGAAAGGATGGCCGCCACGGGCGCAAGATTCGCAAGCTGCCGCCGATGCGCGTTATCGGCGCTCCGGCCGAGCCGGCCACGGAAGCTATCAATTTGACGCTGAAGTTGTGA
- the LOC6041151 gene encoding kelch-like protein 13 → MALIGGGFSNNVNKLFNDPELSDVAIVLDNDDGQDTTGETKTFHGHRVILATMSDYFRSMLFGSFVEATKKEIRLPGVPYSTFVKVMEFVYLGKTFPSAGTLEEVMEFYSLVRMLLMDSKMNLYFEKWMIRQIETNESLKNEILKVFALAFEWDMLALKTKCNSNICEIANEYLAEIAFVELPLEAVRMLLGSSPISCTRVELKRAIQAWISHHESGIAADVAHELNTKVAKFGKLCHDFNVLSLCRKKNQLKPENVQSLPERPEVMEAMLETTHEYSYTSEMTILKCIALRGIKICLGANQQFGPQYGRIKSELELCFKIQWDYDNYQRNLTVLYDFTQHEQQSVTIFFPEIACCRETQVVFNFSWKGSGVQPLLHNYGYARINRKIETFSTYVTHIIYLNQDFESDGRCPECPVPDDYDSYYSTSTYHDSIEEEMDTEQSEDADDE, encoded by the coding sequence ATGGCTCTAATCGGAGGCGGCTTTTCAAACAACGTAAACAAGCTGTTCAACGATCCGGAACTTTCCGACGTGGCAATCGTGCTGGACAACGATGATGGACAAGACACGACCGGCGAGACCAAAACATTCCACGGTCATCGGGTGATTCTAGCCACCATGTCGGACTACTTCCGGTCGATGCTGTTTGGATCGTTCGTGGAGGCAACCAAGAAGGAGATCCGGCTGCCGGGCGTTCCGTACTCGACATTTGTGAAAGTAATGGAGTTTGTGTATCTTGGGAAAACCTTTCCGAGTGCTGGAACATTGGAGGAGGTAATGGAGTTTTACTCGCTGGTTCGAATGTTGCTGATGGATTCAAAGATGAACTTGTACTTTGAGAAATGGATGATCAGACAAATTGAGACGAACGAGTCGTTgaagaatgaaattttgaaggtcTTCGCCTTGGCCTTCGAGTGGGACATGCTTGCGTTGAAGACCAAATGCAACTCAAACATTTGCGAAATCGCAAACGAGTACCTTGCAGAAATTGCGTTTGTGGAACTGCCTCTGGAAGCTGTTCGGATGCTGTTGGGCTCTTCCCCCATCAGCTGCACCCGAGTCGAACTGAAACGAGCGATCCAGGCCTGGATTAGCCACCATGAGAGTGGAATCGCCGCCGATGTGGCACACGAACTGAACACGAAAGTTGCCAAGTTTGGGAAGCTTTGCCACGATTTCAATGTGCTTTCACTTTGCCGGAAGAAGAACCAGCTGAAGCCGGAGAACGTGCAATCGCTTCCGGAGCGCCCAGAAGTGATGGAAGCTATGCTCGAGACTACCCACGAGTATTCGTACACTTCTGAAATGACCATCCTCAAGTGCATTGCTTTGAGAGGAATCAAGATCTGCTTGGGCGCGAACCAGCAATTTGGGCCGCAGTACGGACGAATCAAATCGGAGCTTGAGTTGTGTTTCAAAATACAATGGGATTATGACAATTATCAGCGGAATCTAACTGTTCTCTACGACTTTACCCAGCACGAGCAACAATCGGTAACGATCTTTTTCCCGGAAATTGCATGCTGTAGAGAGACCCAGGTGGTTTTCAATTTTAGTTGGAAAGGCTCCGGGGTGCAGCCACTTCTGCACAATTATGGTTATGCGAGAATTAACCGAAAGATTGAAACCTTTTCCACCTACGTGACTCACATCATCTACCTGAACCAAGACTTTGAATCTGACGGCCGTTGTCCGGAGTGTCCCGTGCCGGACGATTACGACTCATACTATTCTACGTCGACCTATCACGACAGCATTGAAGAAGAAATGGATACTGAGCAGTCCGAGGATGCCGACGACGAGTGA
- the LOC6041153 gene encoding gamma-glutamylcyclotransferase isoform X1, whose translation MRVTSASFLASLIFAMAAIKSALPDAVTGTFNYFAFGSNLWSKRLHMGSPTAVRKGFGYLENFRLDFFHYAARWRGAPATIVEQQGHRVWGALWEINATNLPDLDKQEGVHNQVYKALTLPVRTPSGETLECRVYQLVKNPAPLEGGEEERPFERQPSKTYMDVIVRGAKETGLPEDYVRFLETVKHNGYTGDPQFEIDLAVQDKNL comes from the exons ATGAGGGTCACTTCAGCCTCTTTCCTAGCTAGTTTAATCTTTGCAATGG CGGCCATCAAATCAGCCCTTCCAGATGCGGTTACGGGTACGTTCAACTACTTTGCCTTCGGAAGCAACCTCTGGTCCAAGCGCCTTCACATGGGCAGTCCAACTGCCGTGCGGAAAGGATTCGGGTATTTAGAA AATTTTAGACTAGACTTTTTCCACTACGCGGCCCGTTGGCGAGGCGCGCCGGCGACAATCGTCGAGCAGCAGGGTCATCGCGTGTGGGGTGCCCTGTGGGAGATTAACGCGACCAACCTGCCCGACCTGGACAAGCAAGAGGGCGTGCACAACCAGGTCTACAAAGCGCTCACGCTGCCGGTGCGGACGCCCAGTGGGGAAACGCTCGAGTGCCGGGTCTACCAGCTGGTCAAGAATCCGGCTCCGCTGGAGGGTGGCGAAGAGGAGCGCCCGTTCGAGCGACAACCGTCCAAGACGTACATGGACGTGATCGTGCGGGGCGCCAAGGAGACGGGTCTGCCGGAGGATTACGTGCGATTTCTGGAAACGGTCAAGCACAACGGGTACACCGGAGATCCGCAGTTTGAGATCGATTTGGCTGTGCAAGACAAGAATTTGTAA
- the LOC6041153 gene encoding gamma-glutamylcyclotransferase isoform X2 → MAAIKSALPDAVTGTFNYFAFGSNLWSKRLHMGSPTAVRKGFGYLENFRLDFFHYAARWRGAPATIVEQQGHRVWGALWEINATNLPDLDKQEGVHNQVYKALTLPVRTPSGETLECRVYQLVKNPAPLEGGEEERPFERQPSKTYMDVIVRGAKETGLPEDYVRFLETVKHNGYTGDPQFEIDLAVQDKNL, encoded by the exons ATGG CGGCCATCAAATCAGCCCTTCCAGATGCGGTTACGGGTACGTTCAACTACTTTGCCTTCGGAAGCAACCTCTGGTCCAAGCGCCTTCACATGGGCAGTCCAACTGCCGTGCGGAAAGGATTCGGGTATTTAGAA AATTTTAGACTAGACTTTTTCCACTACGCGGCCCGTTGGCGAGGCGCGCCGGCGACAATCGTCGAGCAGCAGGGTCATCGCGTGTGGGGTGCCCTGTGGGAGATTAACGCGACCAACCTGCCCGACCTGGACAAGCAAGAGGGCGTGCACAACCAGGTCTACAAAGCGCTCACGCTGCCGGTGCGGACGCCCAGTGGGGAAACGCTCGAGTGCCGGGTCTACCAGCTGGTCAAGAATCCGGCTCCGCTGGAGGGTGGCGAAGAGGAGCGCCCGTTCGAGCGACAACCGTCCAAGACGTACATGGACGTGATCGTGCGGGGCGCCAAGGAGACGGGTCTGCCGGAGGATTACGTGCGATTTCTGGAAACGGTCAAGCACAACGGGTACACCGGAGATCCGCAGTTTGAGATCGATTTGGCTGTGCAAGACAAGAATTTGTAA
- the LOC6041154 gene encoding uncharacterized protein LOC6041154 isoform X1 — MAQQQQQELQPHQPQLTRDHNRGVAGGIAGHSEKRKHRALECESDEDDFAGFDEDATASGSENGVLNSPRSITSLSGASLKKARESQLGGGTLPEDGIGGESPLGAGKQDDMESLLAAGGGGAGAGGMYADPTSKMAMLAAKQQRKPIAPVNPNDEAFKVPFTFGWKRELVYRAHMDGNSKDKGEVYYITPAGKKLRTRNDIVMALHDGLTMDNFTFIKDPVGGSPDEEIIRSAKTYGSTPRRSMSSSTAAAAAAAVVVEPPVEIGKRVPKPKMPKGASPPPFGRASLGQQRTPPSSRSNSQTSPKSGATAQVASRASLGLGGSAVGLKPNENSFGGGALKSAKLKNKVQTCSIQCLPAMGMIPQLQCISCACMYHPECVEATTAEILARRFTCKICLEEESAMASEFDGKSSTSLANSILPLAPQSLNNGNMSASVATAGDKQKKPTPPQQPPRTGPGTAKTAGKEPPMQDVIVVGNHQFIVVPKGKPAAAKPNKKQVKSSQLPPQQSQPVVASAAAAVAQPDHAPLPTDEVRKSNTSKSMNNIGQSNNRNSSSSFIAADLAAIRTNDTGAAARSSSLAAGLEQNRLFASNFFSNVSIGYDVLQQTFQYLKVQELLRASCVCRMWNQVANHPRLWRTVRMKNSHVNDWAGLARTLHKNGTKHLDLRKMLISGNSDEMWQSFGENIAYADRLERIDLCRCSSTVVGSLLRSNPHLKVINALAIKNDPVDFSNFEHGRSLEELRLKSSAPVSVDGDLSQLGYMTSLRHLSLTSILKLGSTSIEALGELENLESLELGECTEIGQNLADILPNLTKLQRLRLEKGQEAFNMFTVLEGISKVPSLSQLELINCDVKVGFDKHLHRCTNIKKLLLIPTYVSQSAATNHMVLSGVAKLKDTLESFIWTVTVELLRVTELYIDQCDTKNRDDKNSPGESIPILKPVPGVEEIPPANSANPSDTPAQVEIVPLVTVTSILDRSVPNTKVKILKIPFASTWKQGMIDLP; from the exons gagtGCTAAATTCGCCCCGCTCAATCACTTCCCTTTCCGGTGCAAGTTTGAAGAAAGCTCGAGAAAGCCAACTCGGGGGCGGAACACTTCCGGAAGACGGCATCGGGGGCGAATCCCCCCTCGGAGCAGGCAAACAG GACGATATGGAGTCGCTATTGGCTGCCGGCGGTGGGGGAGCTGGGGCGGGAGGAATGTACGCGGACCCAACCAGCAAGATGGCCATGTTGGCGGCCAAGCAGCAGCGCAAGCCAATCGCACCGGTCAATCCGAACGACGAGGCGTTCAAGGTTCCGTTCACGTTTGGCTGGAAGAGAGAACTG GTTTACCGCGCCCACATGGACGGTAACAGCAAGGACAAGGGCGAAGTTTACTACATTACCCCGGCGGGTAAGAAACTGCGCACTCGGAACGACATTGTAATGGCCCTGCACGACGGCCTCACGATGGACAACTTTACCTTCATCAAGGATCCGGTCGGTGGCTCACCGGACGAGGAAATTATCAG GAGTGCTAAGACGTACGGCAGTACGCCGCGACGTTCGATGAGTTCGTCCAcggctgcagcagcagcagcagcggttgTGGTCGAACCACCGGTGGAAATCGGCAAGCGCGTTCCGAAGCCCAAAATGCCCAAGGGAGCAAGCCCGCCACCGTTCGGGCGTGCCTCCCTTGGTCAGCAACGTACTCCACCTTCGTCGCGATCCAACTCGCAAACGTCCCCCAAGTCTGGAGCCACCGCGCAAGTTGCCTCGCGAGCTTCTCTTGGGTTGGGCGGTTCCGCCGTGGGGCTGAAGCCGAACGAAAATTCGTTTGGTGGTGGCGCGCTTAAATCTGCCAAGCTGAAGAACAA GGTGCAAACGTGCTCGATCCAGTGTCTCCCGGCGATGGGGATGATTCCGCAGCTGCAGTGCATTTCCTGCGCCTGCATGTACCACCCGGAGTGTGTGGAAGCGACGACGGCGGAAATACTGGCCCGCCGGTTCACGTGCAAG ATCTGCCTGGAGGAGGAATCCGCAATGGCGTCGGAATTCGATGGCAAATCATCGACGAGCCTGGCCAACAGCATTCTGCCGCTGGCCCCACAATCGCTAAACAATGGCAACATGTCGGCTTCGGTGGCCACCGCCGGTGACAAACAGAAAAAACCAACGCCGCCCCAGCAGCCACCAAGAACCGGTCCGGGAACGGCAAAAACCGCCGGAAAGGAACCTCCCATGCAGGACGTGATCGTCGTCGGGAACCATCAGTTTATCGTCGTTCCGAAGGGCAAACCGGCTGCGGCCAAGCCCAACAAGAAGCAGGTCAAATCGTCGCAGCTGCCTCCGCAGCAGTCCCAACCGGTGGtggcatcagcagcagcagcagtagctcAACCGGATCATGCCCCTCTACC AACCGACGAGGTCCGGAAATCCAACACGTCCAAGTCGATGAACAACATTGGCCAAAGCAACAACcggaacagcagcagcagcttcattGCCGCCGATCTGGCCGCAATCCGGACGAATGATACGGGCGCGGCGGCACGGTCGTCCTCGCTAGCCGCTGGTCTCGAGCAGAACCGGCTGTTTGCGTCCAACTTCTTTTCGAACGTGTCGATCGGGTACGACGTGCTGCAGCAGACGTTCCAATATCTGAAGGTGCAGGAGCTGTTGCGGGCGAGCTGCGTCTGTCGGATGTGGAACCAGGTGGCGAACCATCCGCGGTTGTGGCGCACGGTTCGGATGAAGAACTCGCATGTCAACGATTGGGCCGGGTTGGCGAGGACGCTGCACAAGAACGGGACGAAACATTTGGACCTGCGCAAGATGCTTATCTCGGGGAATAGTGACGAAATGTGGCAGAGCTTTGGGGAGAATATTGCGTACGCGGACCGGTTGGAGCGGATCGATTTGTGTCGGTGTTCGTCGACGGTGGTGGGAAGTTTGCTGCGGTCGAACCCGCATCTGAAGGTGATCAACGCGCTGGCTATTAAGAATGACCCGGTGGATTTCTCCAATTTTGAGCACGGTCGGTCGTTGGAGGAGTTGCGGTTGAAGTCGTCGGCGCCCGTGTCGGTGGACGGAGATTTGAGCCAGCTTGGGTACATGACCAGCTTACGGCACCTCTCGTTGACTTCCATCCTTAAGCTGGGCTCGACGTCGATCGAAGCGCTGGGCGAGCTGGAAAATCTCGAGTCGCTTGAGTTGGGCGAATGTACGGAGATTGGACAGAACTTGGCCGATATTCTGCCGAATCTGACCAAGTTGCAGCGATTGCGGCTAGAGAAGGGCCAGGAAGCGTTCAACATGTTCACCGTGCTGGAAGGCATCTCCAAAGTGCCGAGCTTAAGCCAACTCGAGCTGATCAACTGTGACGTGAAGGTCGGCTTCGATAAGCATCTGCACCGGTGTACCAACATCAAGAAATTGCTCCTCATCCCAACCTACGTCTCGCAATCGGCCGCCACGAACCACATGGTGCTGAGCGGGGTGGCCAAGCTGAAAGACACGCTGGAATCGTTCATCTGGACCGTGACGGTCGAGCTGCTGCGCGTGACCGAACTCTACATCGACCAATGTGATACCAAGAACCGGGACGACAAAAACAGCCCCGGTGAGAGCATACCGATCCTGAAGCCGGTGCCAGGCGTGGAGGAAATCCCCCCCGCGAACAGTGCCAACCCGTCCGACACGCCCGCCCAGGTCGAAATCGTACCGCTCGTCACCGTGACGAGTATCCTCGACCGGTCCGTTCCGAACACAAAGGTGAAAATCCTGAAAATTCCCTTCGCCAGCACCTGGAAGCAAGGTATGATTGATCTGCCCTAG